A genomic window from Scophthalmus maximus strain ysfricsl-2021 chromosome 17, ASM2237912v1, whole genome shotgun sequence includes:
- the cbx1a gene encoding chromobox protein homolog 1a: MLTGLVISKWRLDSFGFILSEANIRDTQHTGLSSSPTIVPVKPRATEAPSADVKLATVAGKKGKKAEEEEQPAAPAAVVVAAAAAAAAAPAPAPAAAATAAAPASAAAAAAAGEEEEEEEYVVEKVLDRRIVKGKVEFLLKWKGFSNEDNTWEPEENLDCPDLIAEYMQKYREKEEKKKEGKRKAPSEGDSEERGTKRKKEEGEKARGFGRGLQPERIIGATDSSGELMFLMKWKNSDEADLVPAKEANVKCPQVVISFYEERLTWHSYPTEEEEKKEEEKKD; this comes from the exons atgctgacTGGACTTGTCATCTCCAAGTGGCGTCTTGACTCGTTCGGCTTCATACTATCTGAAGCGAATATTcgagacacacaacacactggtctctcttcatctcccacCATTGTACCGGTGAAGCCAAGGGCAA CAGAGGCTCCCTCAGCAGACGTCAAGCTGGCGACCGTAGCAGGAAAGAAAGGCAAgaaggctgaggaggaggagcagcctgCAGCAccggcggcggtggtggtggcagcagcagcagcagcagcagcagcaccggcaCCAGCACCGGCGGCAGCAGCGACAGCTGCAGCACcggcatcagcagcagcagcagcagcagcaggggaggaggaggaagaggaagagtatgTGGTGGAGAAGGTTTTGGACCGCCGAATCGTGAAGGGAAAAGTGGAATTTCTGTTGAAGTGGAAGGGGTTCTCGAA TGAGGATAATACCTGGGAGCCAGAGGAGAACCTGGACTGCCCCGACCTTATCGCAGAGTACATGCAGaaatacagagagaaggaggagaagaagaaagagggcAAGAGGAAAGCTCCCAGCGAGGGAGACTCAGAAGAGCGAGGGaccaagaggaagaaagaagag GGTGAGAAGGCCAGGGGTTTTGGTAGAGGTCTGCAGCCAGAGAGGATTATTGGAGCAACGGATTCGAGTGGGGAGCTGATGTTCCTCATGAAGTG GAAGAACTCCGATGAGGCCGACCTTGTCCCAGCCAAGGAAGCTAACGTCAAATGTCCCCAAGTGGTCATCTCTTTCTACGAGGAGCGCCTCACCTGGCACTCTTACCccacagaagaggaggagaagaaggaagaggagaaaaaagactaG